Proteins found in one Pongo pygmaeus isolate AG05252 chromosome 8, NHGRI_mPonPyg2-v2.0_pri, whole genome shotgun sequence genomic segment:
- the EGR2 gene encoding E3 SUMO-protein ligase EGR2 isoform X2, with amino-acid sequence MMTAKAVDKIPVTLSGFVHQLSDNIYPVEDLAATSVTIFPNAELGGPFDQMNGVAGDGMINIDMTGEKRSLDLPYPSSFAPVSAPRNQTFTYMGKFSIDPQYPGASCYPEGIINIVSAGILQGVTSPASTTASSSVTSASPNPLATGPLGVCTMSQTQPDLDHLYSPPPPPPPYSGCAGDLYQDPSAFLSAATTSTSSSLAYPPPPSYPSPKPATDPGLFPMIPDYPGFFPSQCQRDLHGTAGPDRKPFPCPLDTLRVPPPLTPLSTIRNFTLGGPSAGVTGPGASGGSEGPRLPGSSSAAAAAAAAAAYNPHHLPLRPILRPRKYPNRPSKTPVHERPYPCPAEGCDRRFSRSDELTRHIRIHTGHKPFQCRICMRNFSRSDHLTTHIRTHTGEKPFACDYCGRKFARSDERKRHTKIHLRQKERKSSAPSASVPAPSTASCSGGMQPGGTLCSSNSSTLGGGPLAPCSSRTRTP; translated from the exons ATGATGACCGCCAAGGCCGTAGACAAAATCCCAGTAACTCTCAGTGGTTTTGTGCACCAGCTGTCTGACAACATCTACCCGGTGGAGGACCTCGCCGCCACGTCGGTGACCATCTTTCCCAATGCCGAACTGGGAGGCCCCTTTGACCAGATGAACGGAGTGGCCGGAG ATGGCATGATCAACATTGACATGACTGGAGAGAAGAGGTCGTTGGATCTCCCATATCCCAGCAGCTTTGCTCCCGTCTCTGCACCTAGAAACCAGACCTTCACTTACATGGGCAAGTTCTCCATTGACCCTCAGTACCCTGGTGCCAGCTGCTACCCAGAAGGCATCATCAATATTGTGAGTGCAGGCATCTTGCAAGGGGTCACTTCCCCAGCTTCGACCACAGCCTCGTCCAGcgtcacctctgcctcccccaaCCCACTGGCCACAGGACCCCTGGGTGTGTGCACCATGTCCCAGACCCAGCCTGACCTGGACCACCTGTACTCTCCGCCACCGCCTCCTCCTCCTTATTCTGGCTGTGCAGGAGACCTCTACCAGGACCCTTCTGCGTTCCTGTCAGcagccaccacctccacctcttcctctctGGCCTACCCACCACCTCCTTCCTATCCGTCCCCCAAGCCAGCCACGGACCCAGGTCTCTTTCCAATGATCCCAGACTATCCTGGATTCTTTCCATCTCAGTGCCAGAGAGACCTACATGGTACAGCTGGCCCAGACCGTAAGCCCTTTCCCTGCCCCCTGGACACCCTGCGGGTGCCccctccactcactccactctctACGATCCGTAACTTTACCCTGGGGGGCCCCAGTGCTGGGGTGACCGGACCAGGGGCCAGTGGAGGCAGCGAGGGACCCCGGCTGCCTGGTAGCagctcagcagcagcagcagcagccgccgccgccgcctatAACCCACACCACCTGCCACTGCGGCCCATTCTGAGGCCTCGCAAGTACCCCAACAGACCTAGCAAGACGCCAGTGCACGAGAGGCCCTACCCGTGCCCAGCAGAAGGCTGCGACCGGCGGTTCTCCCGCTCTGACGAGCTGACACGGCACATCCGAATCCACACTGGGCATAAGCCCTTCCAGTGTCGGATCTGCATGCGCAACTTCAGCCGCAGTGACCACCTCACCACCCATATCCGCACCCACACCGGTGAGAAGCCCTTCGCCTGTGACTACTGTGGCCGAAAGTTTGCCCGGAGTGATGAGAGGAAGCGCCACACCAAGATCCACCTGAGACAGAAAGAGCGGAAAAGCAGTGCCCCCTCTGCATCAGTGCCAGCCCCTTCTACAGCCTCCTGCTCTGGGGGCATGCAGCCTGGGGGTACCCTGTGCAGCAGTAACAGCAGCACTCTTGGCGGAGGGCCGCTTGCCCCTTGCTCCTCTCGGACCCGGACACCTTGA
- the EGR2 gene encoding E3 SUMO-protein ligase EGR2 isoform X1: MRVGLPSEASSCPWSARGPRDPPERRRSGLAHVLSDNIYPVEDLAATSVTIFPNAELGGPFDQMNGVAGDGMINIDMTGEKRSLDLPYPSSFAPVSAPRNQTFTYMGKFSIDPQYPGASCYPEGIINIVSAGILQGVTSPASTTASSSVTSASPNPLATGPLGVCTMSQTQPDLDHLYSPPPPPPPYSGCAGDLYQDPSAFLSAATTSTSSSLAYPPPPSYPSPKPATDPGLFPMIPDYPGFFPSQCQRDLHGTAGPDRKPFPCPLDTLRVPPPLTPLSTIRNFTLGGPSAGVTGPGASGGSEGPRLPGSSSAAAAAAAAAAYNPHHLPLRPILRPRKYPNRPSKTPVHERPYPCPAEGCDRRFSRSDELTRHIRIHTGHKPFQCRICMRNFSRSDHLTTHIRTHTGEKPFACDYCGRKFARSDERKRHTKIHLRQKERKSSAPSASVPAPSTASCSGGMQPGGTLCSSNSSTLGGGPLAPCSSRTRTP; the protein is encoded by the exons ATGCGAGTCGGACTCCCTTCCGAGGCGTCGTCTTGCCCATGGTCAGCGCGGGGGCCGCGGGACCCGCCGGAGCGCAGGCGGAGTGGGCTGGCGCACGTG CTGTCTGACAACATCTACCCGGTGGAGGACCTCGCCGCCACGTCGGTGACCATCTTTCCCAATGCCGAACTGGGAGGCCCCTTTGACCAGATGAACGGAGTGGCCGGAG ATGGCATGATCAACATTGACATGACTGGAGAGAAGAGGTCGTTGGATCTCCCATATCCCAGCAGCTTTGCTCCCGTCTCTGCACCTAGAAACCAGACCTTCACTTACATGGGCAAGTTCTCCATTGACCCTCAGTACCCTGGTGCCAGCTGCTACCCAGAAGGCATCATCAATATTGTGAGTGCAGGCATCTTGCAAGGGGTCACTTCCCCAGCTTCGACCACAGCCTCGTCCAGcgtcacctctgcctcccccaaCCCACTGGCCACAGGACCCCTGGGTGTGTGCACCATGTCCCAGACCCAGCCTGACCTGGACCACCTGTACTCTCCGCCACCGCCTCCTCCTCCTTATTCTGGCTGTGCAGGAGACCTCTACCAGGACCCTTCTGCGTTCCTGTCAGcagccaccacctccacctcttcctctctGGCCTACCCACCACCTCCTTCCTATCCGTCCCCCAAGCCAGCCACGGACCCAGGTCTCTTTCCAATGATCCCAGACTATCCTGGATTCTTTCCATCTCAGTGCCAGAGAGACCTACATGGTACAGCTGGCCCAGACCGTAAGCCCTTTCCCTGCCCCCTGGACACCCTGCGGGTGCCccctccactcactccactctctACGATCCGTAACTTTACCCTGGGGGGCCCCAGTGCTGGGGTGACCGGACCAGGGGCCAGTGGAGGCAGCGAGGGACCCCGGCTGCCTGGTAGCagctcagcagcagcagcagcagccgccgccgccgcctatAACCCACACCACCTGCCACTGCGGCCCATTCTGAGGCCTCGCAAGTACCCCAACAGACCTAGCAAGACGCCAGTGCACGAGAGGCCCTACCCGTGCCCAGCAGAAGGCTGCGACCGGCGGTTCTCCCGCTCTGACGAGCTGACACGGCACATCCGAATCCACACTGGGCATAAGCCCTTCCAGTGTCGGATCTGCATGCGCAACTTCAGCCGCAGTGACCACCTCACCACCCATATCCGCACCCACACCGGTGAGAAGCCCTTCGCCTGTGACTACTGTGGCCGAAAGTTTGCCCGGAGTGATGAGAGGAAGCGCCACACCAAGATCCACCTGAGACAGAAAGAGCGGAAAAGCAGTGCCCCCTCTGCATCAGTGCCAGCCCCTTCTACAGCCTCCTGCTCTGGGGGCATGCAGCCTGGGGGTACCCTGTGCAGCAGTAACAGCAGCACTCTTGGCGGAGGGCCGCTTGCCCCTTGCTCCTCTCGGACCCGGACACCTTGA
- the EGR2 gene encoding E3 SUMO-protein ligase EGR2 isoform X3: MNGVAGDGMINIDMTGEKRSLDLPYPSSFAPVSAPRNQTFTYMGKFSIDPQYPGASCYPEGIINIVSAGILQGVTSPASTTASSSVTSASPNPLATGPLGVCTMSQTQPDLDHLYSPPPPPPPYSGCAGDLYQDPSAFLSAATTSTSSSLAYPPPPSYPSPKPATDPGLFPMIPDYPGFFPSQCQRDLHGTAGPDRKPFPCPLDTLRVPPPLTPLSTIRNFTLGGPSAGVTGPGASGGSEGPRLPGSSSAAAAAAAAAAYNPHHLPLRPILRPRKYPNRPSKTPVHERPYPCPAEGCDRRFSRSDELTRHIRIHTGHKPFQCRICMRNFSRSDHLTTHIRTHTGEKPFACDYCGRKFARSDERKRHTKIHLRQKERKSSAPSASVPAPSTASCSGGMQPGGTLCSSNSSTLGGGPLAPCSSRTRTP; the protein is encoded by the exons ATGAACGGAGTGGCCGGAG ATGGCATGATCAACATTGACATGACTGGAGAGAAGAGGTCGTTGGATCTCCCATATCCCAGCAGCTTTGCTCCCGTCTCTGCACCTAGAAACCAGACCTTCACTTACATGGGCAAGTTCTCCATTGACCCTCAGTACCCTGGTGCCAGCTGCTACCCAGAAGGCATCATCAATATTGTGAGTGCAGGCATCTTGCAAGGGGTCACTTCCCCAGCTTCGACCACAGCCTCGTCCAGcgtcacctctgcctcccccaaCCCACTGGCCACAGGACCCCTGGGTGTGTGCACCATGTCCCAGACCCAGCCTGACCTGGACCACCTGTACTCTCCGCCACCGCCTCCTCCTCCTTATTCTGGCTGTGCAGGAGACCTCTACCAGGACCCTTCTGCGTTCCTGTCAGcagccaccacctccacctcttcctctctGGCCTACCCACCACCTCCTTCCTATCCGTCCCCCAAGCCAGCCACGGACCCAGGTCTCTTTCCAATGATCCCAGACTATCCTGGATTCTTTCCATCTCAGTGCCAGAGAGACCTACATGGTACAGCTGGCCCAGACCGTAAGCCCTTTCCCTGCCCCCTGGACACCCTGCGGGTGCCccctccactcactccactctctACGATCCGTAACTTTACCCTGGGGGGCCCCAGTGCTGGGGTGACCGGACCAGGGGCCAGTGGAGGCAGCGAGGGACCCCGGCTGCCTGGTAGCagctcagcagcagcagcagcagccgccgccgccgcctatAACCCACACCACCTGCCACTGCGGCCCATTCTGAGGCCTCGCAAGTACCCCAACAGACCTAGCAAGACGCCAGTGCACGAGAGGCCCTACCCGTGCCCAGCAGAAGGCTGCGACCGGCGGTTCTCCCGCTCTGACGAGCTGACACGGCACATCCGAATCCACACTGGGCATAAGCCCTTCCAGTGTCGGATCTGCATGCGCAACTTCAGCCGCAGTGACCACCTCACCACCCATATCCGCACCCACACCGGTGAGAAGCCCTTCGCCTGTGACTACTGTGGCCGAAAGTTTGCCCGGAGTGATGAGAGGAAGCGCCACACCAAGATCCACCTGAGACAGAAAGAGCGGAAAAGCAGTGCCCCCTCTGCATCAGTGCCAGCCCCTTCTACAGCCTCCTGCTCTGGGGGCATGCAGCCTGGGGGTACCCTGTGCAGCAGTAACAGCAGCACTCTTGGCGGAGGGCCGCTTGCCCCTTGCTCCTCTCGGACCCGGACACCTTGA